In a genomic window of Tripterygium wilfordii isolate XIE 37 chromosome 8, ASM1340144v1, whole genome shotgun sequence:
- the LOC120004268 gene encoding BON1-associated protein 2-like gives MATLLRSLEITVLSAENLRKDGKSIKKNTFAVVKIDPFNSHSTKIDKGGSYPSWNDKLVMELPMHERFVTLEVHSCKGSNNNSRIIGTARMPVSDISGEYYTALDYLHFLSYRLRDEKGERNGIINVSVRAKAPPPGYNHACSKTVSLSVGPRLGLPMGGYINHAGVVTGVPVRCNYRA, from the coding sequence ATGGCCACTTTGTTGCGTAGCTTGGAAATCACGGTATTATCCGCAGAAAACTTACGAAAAGATGGAAAATCAATCAAGAAGAACACGTTCGCGGTCGTCAAAATCGATCCTTTCAACTCTCATTCAACAAAGATTGACAAAGGAGGAAGCTACCCTTCGTGGAACGATAAGTTGGTGATGGAGTTGCCAATGCATGAGCGTTTTGTAACGCTGGAGGTGCACTCATGCAAGGGTAGTAACAACAACAGCAGGATCATAGGGACGGCTAGGATGCCAGTTTCAGATATCTCCGGGGAATATTATACAGCGTTGgattatttacattttttgagttatagATTAAGGGACGAGAAGGGGGAGAGAAATGGTATTATCAATGTTTCAGTGAGAGCTAAAGCGCCGCCGCCGGGGTATAATCATGCATGTTCAAAAACGGTGTCGTTGTCGGTGGGACCGAGATTGGGGTTGCCCATGGGAGGTTATATTAATCATGCAGGTGTAGTGACTGGTGTTCCGGTTAGGTGTAATTATCGTGCTTAA
- the LOC120004099 gene encoding uncharacterized protein LOC120004099 isoform X2, with the protein MVEKNKFSNMSVASSSKPIPEGWKLVVEKQKNGSKTLSYVCPDSCQIFNDYEMLMRYVNYAKAAKLSIYSPDFVPIPWMKKTRKSKNSKKQKFPGKTLRRSFQHKNLPGKTIPRSARHQGNGTSKLKKSPEHGGLALTLEESLDELGLSKKDFRFKYFRRRFKN; encoded by the exons ATGGTGGAGAAGAACAAGTTTTCCAATATGTCTGTTGCGAGTTCATCGAAGCCGATTCCTGAGGGCTGGAAATTGGTAGTTGAAAAGCAGAAGAATGGATCCAAAACTTTG AGTTATGTCTGCCCGGATTCCTGCCAAATATTCAATGACTATGAAATGCTTATGCGCTATGTCAATTATGCTAAAGCTGCAAAGCTTTCAATTTATTCACCA GACTTTGTTCCCATCCCATGGATGAAGAAAACTAGGAAatctaagaattctaagaaacaAAAATTTCCAGGCAAGACCTTACGGCGATCTTTCCAGCATAAAAATTTGCCGGGCAAGACCATACCGCGATCTGCTCGCCATCAAG GCAACGGAACCTCCAAGCTGAAGAAAAGTCCCGAGCATGGCGGACTAGCACTGACGTTGGAGGAAAGTTTGGATGAATTGGGACTGTCAAAGAAAGATTTCAGGTTCAAATATTTTAGGCGCAGGTTTAAGAACTAG
- the LOC120004099 gene encoding uncharacterized protein LOC120004099 isoform X1: MHGENEHVTEDAYFLLSALLKPCSHPKPNEKDCPKQSLVEGMVEKNKFSNMSVASSSKPIPEGWKLVVEKQKNGSKTLSYVCPDSCQIFNDYEMLMRYVNYAKAAKLSIYSPDFVPIPWMKKTRKSKNSKKQKFPGKTLRRSFQHKNLPGKTIPRSARHQGNGTSKLKKSPEHGGLALTLEESLDELGLSKKDFRFKYFRRRFKN; the protein is encoded by the exons ATGCACGGGGAAAATGAGCACGTGACAGAAGACGCATATTTTCTGCTCTCTGCCCTTTTAAAACCATGTTCTCATCCCAAACCTAATGAAAAAGACTGTCCGAAACAGAGTTTGGTTGAAGGAATGGTGGAGAAGAACAAGTTTTCCAATATGTCTGTTGCGAGTTCATCGAAGCCGATTCCTGAGGGCTGGAAATTGGTAGTTGAAAAGCAGAAGAATGGATCCAAAACTTTG AGTTATGTCTGCCCGGATTCCTGCCAAATATTCAATGACTATGAAATGCTTATGCGCTATGTCAATTATGCTAAAGCTGCAAAGCTTTCAATTTATTCACCA GACTTTGTTCCCATCCCATGGATGAAGAAAACTAGGAAatctaagaattctaagaaacaAAAATTTCCAGGCAAGACCTTACGGCGATCTTTCCAGCATAAAAATTTGCCGGGCAAGACCATACCGCGATCTGCTCGCCATCAAG GCAACGGAACCTCCAAGCTGAAGAAAAGTCCCGAGCATGGCGGACTAGCACTGACGTTGGAGGAAAGTTTGGATGAATTGGGACTGTCAAAGAAAGATTTCAGGTTCAAATATTTTAGGCGCAGGTTTAAGAACTAG